From a single Bremerella cremea genomic region:
- a CDS encoding sensor histidine kinase: MTDSHAANPSSIVEQQAKEIEILKRRLLEAQKLTAMGELVSTTTHEFNNVLMSVINYARMGLRHKDDQTRNNCFEKIAAAGERAAKITTGVLAMAKNRGNRMEPTELAKIVDDTLVLLEREMRKYRIDVDFQNNDVPLAQANGNQIQQVLLNLMINARQAMPQGGRLILRLSYDAADNMVDLLVRDHGVGIPSDQLPQIFDAFYSTKSGPDETGKGGTGIGLSACRDIVEAHQGKIRVQSTVGMGTAFTIRIPAVEMNPTSHADVSHVVAVSGGSMLPASSVRQ, translated from the coding sequence ATGACCGACTCGCATGCTGCCAACCCATCGTCAATTGTCGAACAACAAGCTAAGGAAATCGAAATCCTAAAGCGCCGCTTGTTGGAAGCCCAAAAACTGACCGCCATGGGAGAACTCGTCAGCACCACAACGCACGAATTTAACAACGTGCTGATGTCGGTGATCAACTATGCTCGAATGGGCTTGCGACACAAGGACGATCAAACGCGGAACAACTGTTTCGAAAAGATCGCTGCCGCTGGAGAACGGGCCGCCAAGATCACCACCGGTGTGCTGGCCATGGCCAAGAATCGGGGCAACCGGATGGAACCGACCGAACTGGCCAAGATCGTGGACGATACGCTCGTTCTGTTGGAACGAGAAATGCGCAAGTATCGCATTGATGTCGATTTCCAGAACAACGATGTACCCCTAGCCCAGGCCAACGGCAATCAGATTCAACAGGTGCTGTTGAACCTGATGATCAATGCCCGCCAGGCGATGCCCCAAGGGGGACGTTTGATCTTGCGGCTCTCGTATGACGCGGCCGATAACATGGTCGATCTGCTGGTCCGCGACCATGGTGTGGGGATCCCGAGCGACCAATTGCCGCAGATCTTCGATGCGTTCTATAGCACCAAAAGTGGGCCGGACGAGACCGGTAAAGGGGGAACGGGCATCGGGTTGTCTGCCTGTCGCGATATTGTGGAGGCCCACCAAGGTAAGATCCGCGTGCAAAGCACGGTGGGCATGGGAACGGCGTTTACGATTCGGATTCCCGCAGTCGAAATGAACCCGACTAGCCATGCGGATGTCTCGCATGTAGTGGCGGTTTCCGGCGGTAGCATGCTTCCCGCATCGTCGGTACGGCAATAG
- the aroF gene encoding 3-deoxy-7-phosphoheptulonate synthase, with product MIIVMKRDATEELVQRAADKVERMGLKAHVIVGTERTVIAAIGDKREEMRESLETVAGVSKVVPILAPYKVASLEVKPEPTLVKAGSLEVGSGKCGVMAGPCSVESEEQIVQTARAVKAAGATALRGGAFKPRTSPYSFQGLKEEGLKMLATAREETGLAVVTEVVASEDVELVAKYADVLQIGARNMQNYRLLEAVGRVDRAVLLKRGPSATIDELLLAAEYILNEGNTRVMLCERGIRTFESHTRFTLPLATVSYLHQKTHLPVVIDPSHGTGHAALVPDMCVAAVAIGADGIIVEVHPEPDQAMSDGYQSLDLPTFAATMQRCRAVANAIGVQCGAEV from the coding sequence ATGATCATTGTTATGAAACGAGATGCAACGGAAGAGTTAGTTCAGCGAGCGGCCGATAAGGTCGAGCGAATGGGGCTGAAAGCCCACGTTATTGTGGGAACCGAGCGGACGGTAATCGCCGCGATTGGGGACAAACGCGAAGAGATGCGCGAGTCTTTGGAAACGGTCGCCGGCGTTTCCAAAGTGGTGCCGATCTTGGCCCCTTACAAGGTCGCCAGCTTGGAAGTCAAGCCAGAGCCAACCCTGGTCAAAGCAGGCAGCTTGGAAGTTGGCAGCGGCAAGTGCGGTGTGATGGCCGGTCCTTGCTCGGTGGAAAGTGAAGAACAGATCGTGCAGACGGCCAGAGCGGTCAAGGCCGCCGGAGCAACGGCACTGCGGGGTGGGGCGTTCAAGCCGCGGACGAGTCCTTACTCGTTCCAGGGTTTGAAAGAGGAAGGCCTAAAAATGCTGGCCACTGCTCGTGAAGAAACCGGACTGGCGGTAGTGACCGAAGTGGTTGCTTCGGAAGATGTTGAGCTTGTGGCGAAGTACGCCGATGTCTTGCAGATTGGCGCTCGCAACATGCAAAACTACCGCTTGTTAGAAGCGGTAGGACGCGTCGATCGCGCGGTTCTCTTGAAGCGTGGTCCTTCGGCTACAATCGACGAATTGTTGCTGGCCGCCGAATACATTCTGAACGAGGGCAACACCCGCGTGATGCTGTGCGAACGAGGCATTCGCACGTTCGAGTCGCATACACGTTTCACCCTGCCGCTGGCGACGGTTTCGTACTTGCATCAAAAGACGCACTTGCCGGTGGTGATCGACCCCAGTCACGGCACCGGGCACGCGGCGTTAGTGCCGGATATGTGCGTGGCTGCTGTTGCGATCGGGGCAGATGGGATCATTGTGGAGGTCCACCCAGAGCCCGATCAAGCGATGAGCGACGGTTACCAATCCCTCGATTTGCCAACCTTCGCCGCCACCATGCAGCGCTGCCGTGCGGTTGCCAATGCCATTGGTGTTCAGTGTGGAGCCGAGGTTTAA